From Mycolicibacterium cosmeticum, a single genomic window includes:
- a CDS encoding alpha/beta fold hydrolase yields MDNPPELPGVQHRYLDLGAGVTIHVADAGPADGPPVMLVHGFPQNWWEWRRHIEPLAADGYRVLCPDLRGAGWSSTPAGDHYFKNDLADDLAGVVDALGVGPVRLVAHDWGGPVATIFMLRHPEKVASFMGINTAVPWLKRDLAAFANIWRMWYQIPMLLPVIGPKVIADPKMRFFRLLGSWVGGDYVTPAEDMEFYRACMARPAYAVAGSKWYRTFQTREASRWIRGEYDQHHVTVPVRWLHGTGDSVLTPELLRVLPEHCSDFDLELVPGAGHWIIEERPDLVLDRLRTFLALGADKPV; encoded by the coding sequence ATGGACAACCCGCCCGAACTCCCCGGCGTGCAGCACCGCTACCTCGACCTCGGCGCCGGCGTGACGATCCACGTCGCCGACGCCGGACCCGCGGACGGGCCGCCGGTGATGCTGGTGCACGGCTTCCCGCAGAACTGGTGGGAATGGCGCCGCCATATCGAACCGTTGGCAGCCGACGGATACCGGGTGCTGTGCCCGGACCTGCGCGGTGCCGGGTGGAGTTCCACCCCGGCGGGGGACCACTATTTCAAAAACGACCTGGCCGACGACCTGGCCGGGGTGGTGGACGCCCTCGGCGTCGGTCCGGTGCGCCTGGTCGCCCATGACTGGGGCGGTCCCGTCGCGACCATCTTCATGCTGCGTCACCCCGAGAAGGTGGCGTCGTTCATGGGGATCAACACCGCAGTGCCGTGGCTCAAACGCGATCTCGCGGCCTTCGCCAACATCTGGCGGATGTGGTACCAGATCCCGATGCTGTTGCCCGTCATCGGGCCCAAGGTGATCGCCGACCCGAAGATGCGCTTCTTCCGGCTGCTGGGCTCCTGGGTCGGCGGTGACTACGTCACCCCCGCCGAGGACATGGAGTTCTACCGGGCATGCATGGCCCGGCCGGCCTATGCCGTTGCCGGCTCCAAGTGGTACCGCACCTTCCAGACCCGCGAGGCGTCCCGCTGGATCCGCGGCGAGTACGACCAGCACCACGTCACCGTCCCGGTCCGCTGGCTGCACGGCACCGGGGACTCGGTGCTGACCCCCGAACTGCTGCGGGTGTTGCCCGAGCACTGCTCGGACTTCGACCTCGAGCTGGTGCCCGGTGCCGGGCACTGGATCATCGAGGAGCGTCCGGACTTGGTGCTGGACCGGTTGCGGACGTTCCTGGCGTTGGGTGCCGATAAACCGGTATGA
- a CDS encoding MmcQ/YjbR family DNA-binding protein: MPHPVMFSEDDFGLAEVRAIALDFPEAFEKVSWGRPVFCAPKMFAMFGGNVKGASGMTAYPSSLLVKVDESDRRALEQDRRFFFPAYMGPFGWLGLDLTAGPVDWGEVRELVDASFRLIASKKLIRALDEKA; this comes from the coding sequence GTGCCGCATCCCGTCATGTTCAGCGAGGACGATTTCGGGCTGGCCGAGGTGCGCGCCATCGCGCTGGACTTCCCCGAGGCGTTCGAGAAGGTGTCCTGGGGCCGGCCGGTGTTCTGCGCGCCGAAGATGTTCGCGATGTTCGGCGGCAACGTCAAAGGTGCCAGCGGGATGACGGCGTACCCGTCGTCGCTGCTGGTCAAGGTCGACGAGTCCGACCGCCGGGCGCTGGAGCAGGACCGCCGGTTCTTCTTCCCGGCCTACATGGGGCCGTTCGGCTGGCTCGGGTTGGACCTGACCGCGGGCCCGGTCGACTGGGGTGAGGTGCGCGAACTGGTCGACGCGTCGTTCCGGCTGATCGCCTCGAAGAAGCTGATCCGAGCGCTCGACGAGAAGGCTTGA
- the ligA gene encoding NAD-dependent DNA ligase LigA, translating to MSSSDSEVRGRWQELAEEVRGHQFRYYVKDAPVISDAEFDTLLRELQALEEAHPELRTPDSPTQLVGGAGFATDFASADHLERMLSLDNVFDSDELSAWAARISAETGENTEYLCELKIDGVALALVYRDGRLIRAATRGDGRTGEDVTLNARTIDDIPERLTASDEFPLPAVLEVRGEVFFRVTDFEDLNAGLVAEGKAPFANPRNSAAGSLRQKNPAVTARRRLRMICHGLGHVEGVTFASLHDAYRALGAWGLPVSTHTTRVQGIAAVAERITYWGEHRHDVEHEIDGLVVKVDDVALQRRLGSTSRAPRWAVAYKYPPEEVTTKLLDIRVNVGRTGRVTPFAYMEPVKVAGSTVGLATLHNASEVKRKGVLIGDTVVLRKAGDVIPEVLAPVVDLRDGTEREFVMPTTCPECGTPLAPAKEGDADIRCPNTRSCPAQLRERVFHVAGRGAFDIEGLGYEAAIALLQAGVIADEGDLFTLTAEDLLRTDLFTTKAGELSANGKRLLANLGKAKSQPLWRVLVALSIRHVGPTAARALAGEFGELDAIVAASEERLAGVEGVGPTIAAAVKEWFTVDWHRAIVEKWRAAGVRMADERDAGVERTLEGLSIVVTGSLTGFSRDEAKEAILARGGKAAGSVSKKTAYVVAGDAPGSKYDKAVELGVPILDEDGFRALLENGPDAD from the coding sequence GTGAGCTCATCGGACTCTGAGGTGCGTGGACGCTGGCAGGAACTCGCCGAGGAGGTGCGCGGGCACCAGTTCCGCTACTACGTCAAGGACGCACCCGTCATCTCCGATGCCGAGTTCGACACGCTGCTGCGCGAACTGCAGGCGCTGGAGGAGGCGCACCCGGAGCTGCGCACCCCCGACTCGCCGACGCAGTTGGTCGGCGGCGCCGGCTTCGCCACGGACTTCGCCTCGGCCGACCATCTGGAGCGGATGTTGTCCCTGGACAACGTCTTCGACAGTGACGAGCTGTCGGCCTGGGCCGCCAGGATCAGCGCCGAAACCGGTGAGAACACCGAGTATCTGTGCGAGCTGAAGATCGACGGTGTGGCGCTGGCGCTGGTCTACCGGGACGGCAGGCTGATCCGCGCGGCCACCCGCGGCGACGGGCGCACCGGTGAGGACGTCACCCTCAACGCCCGCACCATCGACGACATCCCCGAACGGCTCACCGCCTCCGACGAATTCCCGCTGCCCGCCGTGCTCGAGGTGCGCGGTGAGGTGTTCTTCCGGGTCACCGATTTCGAGGACCTCAACGCCGGCCTGGTGGCCGAGGGCAAGGCACCGTTCGCCAACCCGCGCAACAGCGCCGCGGGGTCACTGCGGCAGAAGAACCCGGCCGTCACCGCGCGGCGCCGGCTGCGGATGATCTGCCACGGCCTCGGCCATGTCGAGGGGGTGACGTTCGCGTCGCTGCACGACGCCTACCGCGCGCTGGGAGCCTGGGGCCTGCCGGTGTCCACCCACACCACCCGGGTGCAGGGCATCGCCGCGGTGGCCGAACGGATCACCTACTGGGGCGAGCACCGCCACGACGTCGAACACGAAATCGACGGTCTGGTGGTCAAAGTCGACGACGTGGCGCTGCAACGCCGGCTCGGCTCCACCTCCCGGGCGCCGCGCTGGGCGGTGGCCTACAAGTACCCGCCCGAGGAGGTCACCACCAAGCTGCTCGACATCCGGGTCAATGTCGGCCGCACCGGCCGGGTCACCCCGTTCGCCTATATGGAGCCGGTCAAGGTGGCCGGCTCGACGGTCGGGCTGGCCACCCTGCACAACGCCTCGGAGGTGAAACGCAAGGGTGTGCTGATCGGCGACACCGTGGTGCTGCGCAAGGCCGGTGACGTGATCCCCGAGGTGCTGGCGCCGGTGGTCGACCTGCGCGACGGCACCGAACGCGAATTCGTCATGCCCACAACGTGTCCCGAATGTGGCACCCCGTTGGCGCCGGCCAAGGAGGGCGACGCCGACATCCGCTGCCCGAACACCCGCAGCTGCCCGGCGCAGCTACGGGAGCGGGTGTTCCACGTCGCCGGCCGGGGCGCCTTCGACATCGAGGGCCTGGGCTACGAGGCGGCGATCGCGCTGCTGCAGGCCGGGGTGATCGCCGACGAGGGCGACCTGTTCACCCTCACCGCCGAAGATCTGTTGCGCACCGACCTGTTCACCACCAAGGCCGGTGAACTGTCCGCCAACGGCAAGCGGTTGCTGGCCAACCTCGGCAAGGCGAAATCCCAGCCGCTATGGCGGGTGCTGGTCGCGCTGTCCATCCGCCATGTCGGACCGACGGCCGCGCGTGCCCTCGCCGGTGAATTCGGCGAGCTCGACGCCATCGTGGCGGCCTCGGAGGAACGGCTGGCCGGCGTCGAAGGCGTCGGCCCCACCATCGCCGCCGCCGTCAAGGAGTGGTTCACCGTCGACTGGCACCGGGCCATCGTGGAGAAGTGGCGCGCCGCGGGCGTGCGGATGGCCGACGAACGCGACGCCGGTGTGGAGCGGACGCTGGAGGGGCTGTCGATCGTGGTGACCGGATCGCTGACCGGTTTCTCGCGGGACGAGGCCAAGGAGGCCATCCTGGCCCGCGGCGGCAAGGCCGCCGGCTCGGTGTCCAAGAAGACCGCCTACGTGGTGGCCGGTGACGCCCCGGGCTCCAAGTACGACAAGGCCGTCGAACTCGGGGTGCCGATCCTCGACGAGGACGGCTTCCGCGCGCTGCTGGAGAACGGTCCCGACGCCGACTGA
- a CDS encoding ACT domain-containing protein: MPSYLLRVQLEDRPGSLGSLAVALGSVGADILSLDVVERGAGYAIDDLVVDLPVGSMPDALITAAEHIQGVYVDSIRPHTGLLEAHRELELIDHIAAAGERADKLRVLADEAPKVLRVGWCSVLRHTEAGLHTVVGSPSAPETLAETAPWLPIEHAEVLDGTAAWVPQVWRDIDTTLAAAPLGDHHTAVLLGRPGGPAFRPSEVARLGYLAGIVATILR; this comes from the coding sequence GTGCCGTCATATCTGCTGCGGGTCCAGCTGGAGGACCGACCGGGCAGCCTCGGCTCGCTGGCCGTCGCGCTCGGCTCGGTGGGCGCCGACATCCTGTCCCTCGACGTCGTCGAGCGCGGCGCGGGCTACGCGATCGACGATCTGGTGGTCGACCTGCCCGTCGGCTCGATGCCCGATGCGCTGATCACCGCCGCCGAGCACATCCAGGGTGTGTACGTCGACAGCATCCGGCCACACACCGGGTTGTTGGAGGCGCACCGCGAACTCGAGCTGATCGACCACATCGCGGCCGCCGGCGAGCGGGCCGACAAGCTGCGCGTGCTGGCCGACGAGGCGCCGAAAGTGCTTCGGGTGGGCTGGTGTTCGGTGCTGCGTCACACGGAGGCCGGGTTGCACACGGTCGTCGGCAGCCCCAGCGCACCCGAAACCCTGGCCGAGACCGCGCCCTGGCTGCCGATCGAGCACGCCGAGGTCCTGGACGGCACCGCCGCGTGGGTGCCCCAGGTGTGGCGTGACATCGACACCACGCTGGCGGCCGCGCCGCTGGGCGACCACCACACCGCGGTGCTGCTCGGCCGCCCGGGCGGACCGGCCTTCCGGCCGTCGGAGGTGGCCCGGCTGGGTTACCTGGCCGGGATCGTGGCCACCATCCTGCGCTGA
- the gatC gene encoding Asp-tRNA(Asn)/Glu-tRNA(Gln) amidotransferase subunit GatC has translation MSQISRDEVAHLARLARLALTDGELDSFAGQLDAILAHVGRIQSVDVTGVEATDNPLKSVNVTRPDELVPSLAQDQALAAAPRAEDGRFAVPRILGEPE, from the coding sequence GTGTCACAGATCTCCCGGGACGAGGTAGCCCACCTGGCGCGGCTGGCCCGTCTAGCCCTGACCGACGGCGAGCTGGACAGCTTCGCCGGCCAGCTCGACGCCATCCTGGCGCACGTCGGCCGCATCCAGTCCGTCGACGTCACCGGCGTCGAAGCCACCGACAACCCGCTGAAGAGCGTCAACGTCACCCGCCCCGACGAGTTGGTGCCGAGCTTGGCGCAGGACCAGGCGCTGGCCGCGGCGCCGCGCGCCGAGGACGGCCGCTTCGCGGTGCCCCGCATCCTGGGAGAGCCCGAATGA
- the gatA gene encoding Asp-tRNA(Asn)/Glu-tRNA(Gln) amidotransferase subunit GatA: protein MTTELIRQDAATLGARIAAKEVSSTEVTQAHLDQIAATDERYHAFLHVGAEEALAAAAEVDRRVTAGETLPSPLAGVPLALKDVFTTIDAPTTAGSKILEGWRSPYDATVTAKLRAAGIPILGKTNMDEFAMGSSTENSAYGPTRNPWDTDRVPGGSGGGSAAALAAFQAPLAIGTDTGGSIRQPAALTATVGVKPTYGTVSRYGLIACASSLDQGGPCARTVLDTALLHQVIAGHDPRDSTSLDAPVPDVVAAAKAGAAGDLTGVRVGVVKQLRGEGYQPGVLASFNAAVEQLTALGAEVIEVDCPNFDHALAAYYLILPSEVSSNLARFDAMRYGLRVGDDGTHSAEEVMALTRAAGFGPEVKRRIMIGTYALSAGYYDAYYNQAQKVRTLIARDLDRAYQSVDVLATPATPSTAFRLGEKVDDPLAMYLFDLCTLPLNLAGHCGMSVPSGLSADDGLPVGLQIMAPALADDRLYRVGAAYEAARGALPSAL from the coding sequence ATGACCACCGAACTCATCAGGCAGGACGCCGCCACCCTCGGCGCCCGCATCGCCGCCAAAGAGGTGTCCTCGACCGAGGTGACCCAGGCGCACCTGGACCAGATCGCCGCCACCGACGAGCGCTATCACGCGTTCCTGCACGTCGGCGCCGAAGAGGCGCTGGCCGCGGCGGCCGAGGTCGACCGCCGGGTGACCGCCGGTGAGACGCTGCCCTCGCCGCTGGCCGGGGTGCCGCTGGCCCTCAAGGATGTCTTCACCACCATCGACGCGCCGACCACCGCCGGGTCCAAGATCCTGGAAGGCTGGCGGTCGCCCTACGACGCGACGGTCACCGCGAAGCTGCGCGCCGCCGGCATCCCGATCCTGGGCAAGACCAACATGGACGAGTTCGCGATGGGATCGTCCACCGAGAACTCCGCGTACGGGCCCACCCGCAACCCGTGGGACACCGACCGGGTGCCGGGCGGCTCCGGTGGCGGCAGCGCCGCGGCGCTCGCCGCATTCCAGGCGCCGCTGGCGATCGGCACCGACACCGGCGGCTCCATCCGGCAGCCGGCGGCGCTGACCGCAACCGTGGGCGTCAAACCCACCTACGGCACCGTCAGCCGCTACGGCCTGATCGCCTGCGCCTCGTCGCTGGACCAGGGTGGGCCGTGCGCGCGCACCGTGCTGGACACCGCGCTGCTGCACCAGGTGATCGCCGGGCACGACCCACGCGACTCGACCTCGCTCGACGCCCCGGTGCCCGATGTGGTGGCCGCGGCCAAGGCCGGCGCGGCGGGCGACCTGACGGGCGTGCGGGTCGGTGTCGTCAAGCAACTGCGCGGGGAGGGCTACCAGCCCGGGGTGCTCGCCTCGTTCAACGCCGCGGTCGAACAGCTCACCGCGCTGGGCGCCGAGGTCATCGAGGTGGACTGCCCGAACTTCGACCACGCGCTGGCGGCCTACTACCTGATCCTGCCCTCGGAGGTGTCGAGCAACCTGGCCCGCTTCGACGCCATGCGGTACGGGCTGCGGGTGGGCGATGACGGCACGCACAGCGCCGAAGAGGTGATGGCGCTGACCCGGGCCGCCGGGTTCGGGCCGGAAGTCAAGCGCCGCATCATGATCGGCACCTACGCGCTGTCCGCGGGCTATTACGACGCCTACTACAACCAGGCGCAGAAGGTGCGCACGCTGATCGCGCGCGACCTGGACCGGGCGTATCAGAGCGTCGACGTGCTGGCCACCCCCGCCACCCCGTCGACGGCGTTCCGGCTGGGGGAGAAGGTCGACGATCCACTGGCCATGTACCTGTTCGACCTGTGCACCCTGCCGCTGAACCTGGCCGGGCACTGCGGCATGTCGGTGCCCTCGGGCCTGTCGGCCGACGACGGACTGCCGGTCGGCCTGCAGATCATGGCCCCCGCGCTGGCCGACGACCGGCTGTACCGGGTCGGTGCGGCGTACGAGGCCGCGCGGGGCGCGCTGCCGAGCGCCCTGTAA
- a CDS encoding sensor histidine kinase: MNRVNRLRHWHWSTWLVVVVGAIMYAIAWPTLFLTHQVPAGVAPIVAALAAWPLLLVVTNPLLGWSISAGAAAAIPLFFDRLPGWTYPWQVVHLIELLVLIAAVAWTRSLPTVLKVWAASALLFLIAMPADADAGWAFGVTAIVFGVVLVRGLVLSRRKVAQLEEEGELERARRTVLQERSRIARDLHDVVAHHMSLVVVSAQTAPYRHADVPPRLQAEFETIAATGRQALNEIRGLLGVLRSDTEVAELAPTPTITDLPELFAATQRAGVQLTWQIDGPTVLVGELIGATAYRIVQECLANAARHAPGSPVAAEVSITVDGVGIEVRNRPASTAPWPAPSPGLGITGMRERAGAVGGIVAVHADDDEFVVWSYLPAVPATVAPCPV; the protein is encoded by the coding sequence ATGAACCGAGTGAACCGACTGCGGCACTGGCACTGGAGCACCTGGTTGGTGGTGGTCGTCGGTGCGATCATGTACGCGATCGCCTGGCCCACGCTGTTTCTGACCCACCAGGTGCCCGCGGGGGTGGCGCCCATCGTGGCGGCGCTGGCCGCCTGGCCGCTGCTGCTCGTCGTAACGAATCCCCTTCTCGGATGGTCTATCTCGGCGGGCGCCGCGGCGGCGATACCACTGTTCTTCGACCGGCTGCCCGGCTGGACCTACCCCTGGCAGGTGGTGCACCTCATCGAGTTGCTGGTGCTCATCGCCGCGGTGGCCTGGACCCGCTCGCTGCCGACGGTGCTCAAGGTGTGGGCCGCGTCGGCGCTGCTGTTCCTGATCGCCATGCCCGCCGACGCCGATGCCGGCTGGGCATTCGGCGTCACGGCCATCGTGTTCGGCGTGGTGCTGGTGCGCGGGCTGGTGCTGTCCCGCCGCAAGGTGGCGCAACTGGAGGAGGAGGGCGAGTTGGAGCGCGCCCGCCGCACCGTGTTGCAGGAGCGCAGCCGGATCGCCCGCGATCTGCATGACGTTGTGGCGCACCACATGTCGCTGGTGGTGGTGTCGGCGCAGACCGCGCCGTACCGCCACGCCGACGTGCCGCCGCGGCTGCAGGCGGAGTTCGAGACGATCGCCGCGACCGGCCGGCAGGCACTCAACGAGATCCGCGGCCTGCTCGGGGTGCTGCGCAGTGACACCGAGGTCGCCGAGCTGGCTCCCACCCCGACCATCACCGATCTGCCCGAGTTGTTCGCCGCCACCCAACGGGCCGGTGTGCAGCTCACCTGGCAGATCGACGGGCCGACGGTGCTGGTCGGCGAGCTGATCGGGGCGACGGCGTACCGCATCGTGCAGGAGTGCCTGGCGAACGCGGCCCGGCACGCCCCCGGCTCGCCGGTGGCGGCCGAGGTGAGCATCACCGTGGACGGGGTGGGCATCGAGGTCCGCAACCGGCCGGCGTCGACGGCGCCGTGGCCGGCACCCTCACCCGGGCTGGGCATCACCGGCATGCGCGAGCGTGCCGGCGCGGTCGGCGGCATCGTCGCGGTGCACGCCGATGACGACGAGTTCGTGGTCTGGTCCTATCTGCCGGCGGTCCCGGCTACGGTGGCGCCATGCCCGGTCTGA
- a CDS encoding response regulator: protein MITTFIADDQPMVRQGFGALLAAQSDIRVLGDAGNGREAVGAVCDLAPDVVLLDVRMPVLNGLDAAREILAQTSSKVLMLTTFDIDDYVYAALRAGASGFLLKDAPAEELIRAVRVIAAGEALLAPSVTRRMIADLVARPTAPRRSADELARLTPRETEVLHLVARGMSNSEIAAELFVSEETVKTHVGNVFSKLGLRDRAQAVVLAYETGLVSPFAR from the coding sequence GTGATCACCACCTTCATCGCCGACGACCAGCCCATGGTCCGGCAGGGGTTCGGTGCGCTGCTGGCCGCGCAATCCGATATCCGGGTGCTCGGCGATGCGGGCAACGGCCGGGAGGCCGTGGGCGCGGTGTGCGACCTGGCCCCGGATGTGGTGCTGCTGGACGTCCGGATGCCCGTCCTGAACGGATTGGACGCCGCGCGCGAGATCCTGGCGCAGACGTCGTCGAAGGTGCTGATGCTGACCACGTTCGACATCGACGACTACGTGTACGCCGCGTTGCGCGCCGGTGCCAGCGGCTTCCTGCTCAAGGACGCCCCGGCCGAGGAGCTGATCCGGGCGGTGCGGGTGATCGCGGCGGGCGAGGCATTGCTCGCGCCGTCGGTCACCCGGCGGATGATCGCCGACCTGGTAGCACGCCCCACCGCACCGCGGCGATCCGCCGACGAGCTGGCCCGGCTGACCCCGCGCGAGACCGAGGTGCTGCACCTGGTGGCCCGCGGAATGTCGAATTCCGAGATCGCCGCCGAACTGTTCGTCTCCGAGGAGACGGTGAAAACCCATGTGGGGAACGTGTTCTCGAAACTGGGTCTGCGGGATCGGGCACAGGCTGTGGTGCTGGCCTACGAGACGGGTCTGGTGTCGCCGTTCGCGCGGTGA
- a CDS encoding ATP-dependent 6-phosphofructokinase: MRIGVLTGGGDCPGLNAVIRAVVRTCDQRYGSSVVGFLDGWRGLLEDRRVQLANDDRNDRLLAKGGTMLGTARVNPDALRAGLDQIKQTLEDNGIDVLIPIGGEGTLTAAHWLSEENVPVVGVPKTIDNDIDCTDVTFGHDTALQIATEAIDRLHSTAESHQRVMLVEVMGRHAGWIALNAGIASGAHMTLIPEQPFDVEEVCRLVKKRFQHGSSHFICVVAEGAKPAEGTMSLRQGGMDEFGHEKFTGVAQQLALEVEKRIKKDVRVTVLGHVQRGGTPTAYDRVLATRFGVNAADAAHAGEFGMMVSLRGQDIGTVPLADAVRQLKLVPQSRYDDAAEFFG, encoded by the coding sequence ATGCGTATTGGCGTGCTGACTGGTGGTGGTGACTGTCCCGGGCTGAATGCGGTGATCAGGGCGGTGGTGCGGACCTGCGACCAGCGCTACGGATCCTCGGTGGTCGGCTTCCTCGACGGGTGGCGCGGCCTGCTGGAGGACCGCCGCGTGCAGTTGGCCAACGACGACCGCAACGACCGGCTGCTGGCCAAGGGCGGCACCATGCTGGGCACCGCGCGGGTCAATCCCGACGCGCTGCGGGCCGGCCTGGACCAGATCAAGCAGACGTTGGAGGACAACGGGATCGACGTGCTCATCCCGATCGGCGGCGAGGGCACGCTGACCGCGGCGCATTGGCTCTCCGAGGAGAACGTCCCGGTGGTCGGGGTGCCCAAGACCATCGACAACGACATCGACTGCACCGACGTGACCTTCGGCCACGACACCGCGCTGCAGATCGCCACCGAGGCCATCGACAGGCTGCACAGCACCGCCGAATCGCATCAGCGCGTCATGCTCGTCGAGGTGATGGGCCGGCACGCCGGCTGGATCGCGCTGAACGCGGGCATCGCCAGCGGCGCGCACATGACGTTGATCCCCGAGCAGCCGTTCGACGTCGAGGAGGTGTGCCGCCTGGTCAAGAAGCGTTTCCAGCACGGCTCTTCGCATTTCATCTGCGTGGTCGCCGAGGGCGCCAAGCCGGCGGAGGGCACCATGTCGCTGCGCCAGGGCGGGATGGACGAGTTCGGCCACGAGAAGTTCACCGGGGTGGCCCAGCAACTGGCCCTCGAGGTGGAGAAGCGCATCAAGAAGGACGTGCGGGTGACCGTCCTGGGTCACGTGCAGCGCGGCGGCACCCCGACCGCCTATGACCGGGTGCTGGCCACCCGGTTCGGGGTGAACGCCGCCGATGCCGCGCACGCCGGCGAGTTCGGCATGATGGTGTCGTTGCGCGGTCAGGACATCGGCACGGTTCCGCTGGCCGACGCGGTGCGCCAGCTCAAGCTGGTGCCCCAGTCCCGGTACGACGACGCCGCCGAATTCTTCGGCTGA
- the gatB gene encoding Asp-tRNA(Asn)/Glu-tRNA(Gln) amidotransferase subunit GatB, producing MSVDTAELLDYDEVIAAFDPVMGMEVHVELSTATKMFCGCANEFGAAPNTQVCPVCLGLPGSLPVLNEAAVESAIRIGLALNCAIAPWGRFARKNYFYPDQPKNYQISQYDEPIAVNGYLDVPLDDGTTFRVEIERAHMEEDTGKLTHLGSDTGRIAGATTSLADFNRAGVPLIEIVTKPIEGTGERAPEIARAYVTALRDLLRALDVSDVRMDQGSMRCDSNVSLKPKGANEFGTRTETKNVNSLKSVEVAVRYEMRRQAAVLTSGGTVTQETRHFHEAGYTTAGRSKETAQDYRYFPEPDLEPVAPSAELVQRLSTTIPELPWLARKRIQQEWGISDEVMRDLVNNGAIDLVAATVAQGASSEAARAWWGNFLVQKANESGVELDALPITPEQVAAVVKLVDDGKLSNKLARQVVEGVLAGEGEPEQVMTDRGLVVVRDDSLIQAAIDDALQAQPDIAEKIRGGKVQAAGAIVGAVMKATKGQADAARVRELVIAACS from the coding sequence ATGTCTGTCGATACCGCCGAGCTCCTGGACTACGACGAGGTCATCGCCGCCTTCGACCCCGTCATGGGCATGGAGGTGCACGTCGAGCTGTCGACCGCCACCAAGATGTTCTGCGGCTGCGCCAACGAGTTCGGCGCCGCACCCAACACCCAGGTGTGCCCGGTCTGCCTGGGGCTGCCCGGCTCCCTGCCGGTGCTCAACGAGGCCGCCGTCGAATCGGCGATCCGGATCGGGCTGGCGCTCAACTGCGCCATCGCGCCGTGGGGGCGGTTCGCCAGGAAGAACTACTTCTACCCGGACCAGCCGAAGAACTACCAGATCAGCCAGTACGACGAGCCCATCGCGGTCAACGGCTACCTCGACGTCCCGCTGGACGACGGCACCACCTTCCGCGTCGAGATCGAGCGCGCGCACATGGAGGAGGACACCGGCAAGCTGACCCACCTGGGCAGCGACACCGGCCGGATCGCCGGGGCGACCACCTCGCTGGCCGACTTCAACCGGGCCGGGGTGCCGCTGATCGAGATCGTCACCAAGCCCATCGAGGGCACCGGCGAGCGGGCACCCGAGATCGCGCGCGCCTACGTCACCGCGCTGCGCGATCTGCTGCGTGCCCTGGATGTCTCCGACGTCCGGATGGACCAGGGGTCGATGCGCTGCGACTCGAACGTGTCCCTGAAACCCAAGGGCGCCAACGAGTTCGGCACCCGCACCGAGACGAAGAACGTCAACTCGCTCAAGAGCGTCGAGGTGGCCGTGCGCTACGAGATGCGCAGGCAGGCGGCGGTACTGACCTCGGGCGGCACCGTCACGCAGGAGACCCGGCATTTCCACGAGGCCGGGTACACCACGGCCGGGCGCAGCAAGGAGACCGCACAGGATTACCGGTACTTCCCGGAGCCGGACCTGGAGCCGGTGGCCCCCAGTGCCGAGCTGGTGCAGCGCCTGAGTACCACCATCCCCGAACTACCGTGGCTGGCGCGCAAGCGGATTCAGCAGGAATGGGGTATCTCCGACGAGGTGATGCGCGACCTGGTGAACAACGGCGCGATCGACCTGGTGGCCGCGACGGTGGCCCAGGGTGCCTCCAGCGAGGCAGCGCGCGCGTGGTGGGGCAACTTCCTGGTGCAGAAGGCCAACGAGAGCGGCGTCGAATTGGACGCGCTGCCCATCACGCCCGAGCAGGTGGCCGCGGTGGTCAAACTGGTCGACGACGGGAAGCTGTCCAACAAGTTGGCCCGCCAGGTGGTCGAGGGTGTGCTGGCCGGTGAGGGCGAGCCCGAGCAGGTGATGACCGATCGCGGGCTGGTGGTGGTGCGCGACGACTCGCTGATCCAGGCCGCCATCGACGACGCGCTGCAGGCTCAACCCGATATCGCCGAGAAGATCCGCGGCGGCAAGGTGCAGGCCGCCGGCGCCATCGTCGGCGCGGTGATGAAGGCCACCAAGGGCCAGGCCGACGCCGCGCGGGTGCGCGAACTGGTGATCGCCGCTTGTAGCTAG